From the Bacilli bacterium genome, the window GTGATGTGCCCCCCGATTGCTCCTGCGTCACGGGTAGCCATGTTACCCATGTAGCCATCCTGCGGAATCGCAATCCCCAGCTCCTGCGCTACTTCATATTTCAACTGGTCAAGAGCGGCGTTAGCCTGGGGGACGA encodes:
- a CDS encoding alpha/beta-type small acid-soluble spore protein encodes the protein MAQGQSRSSNALVVPQANAALDQLKYEVAQELGIAIPQDGYMGNMATRDAGAIGGHITRRLVQIAEQQLSGGAR